One Streptomyces sp. B21-105 genomic region harbors:
- a CDS encoding HAD domain-containing protein, translated as MTRRENRPLLFLDVDGPLLPFGDGPQRDLAGTASTSHMARLDPQIGPRLAALPCDLVWATTWEEEANIELAPRLGLPQLPVVNWPEPSAAHDREDQWFGLHWKTRTLVAWADTRPFAWVDDEITEADRDWVSTHHPAQAILHHVASSRGLTDQDFAVLDQWLHLA; from the coding sequence ATGACCAGGCGCGAGAACCGCCCACTGCTCTTCCTGGACGTCGACGGGCCGCTCCTGCCGTTCGGTGACGGCCCGCAGCGCGATCTCGCGGGCACCGCATCCACCTCGCACATGGCGCGGCTCGACCCGCAGATCGGGCCGCGGCTCGCGGCGCTGCCATGCGACCTGGTCTGGGCCACCACCTGGGAAGAAGAGGCCAATATCGAGCTGGCACCGCGACTCGGCCTGCCGCAGCTGCCGGTCGTGAACTGGCCAGAGCCCTCAGCCGCCCACGATCGCGAAGACCAGTGGTTCGGGCTCCACTGGAAGACCCGAACCCTCGTCGCGTGGGCGGACACACGCCCGTTCGCCTGGGTCGACGACGAGATCACCGAAGCCGACCGGGACTGGGTATCCACCCATCACCCCGCTCAGGCGATCCTCCATCACGTCGCGTCGTCCCGCGGCCTCACCGACCAGGACTTCGCAGTCCTCGATCAATGGCTACACCTGGCTTGA
- a CDS encoding carboxylesterase family protein → MVVTFNYRVGFEGFGHLPGVADNRGLRDQVAALEWVRDNIAAFGGDPANVTVFGQSAGAASTAPLMAAPAARGLFRRAITQSIPSGIRNGAEAESVTATIAAALGVAPTWDALAPLPPETILAVQNAPLRGRSPWTPGRPAAPWRGTPAPTRPSPAPCTRPPAPGKVALALPAQ, encoded by the coding sequence GTGGTAGTCACCTTCAACTACCGTGTCGGCTTCGAGGGCTTCGGGCACCTGCCCGGGGTCGCGGACAACCGCGGGCTGCGCGATCAGGTCGCCGCCCTGGAGTGGGTCCGGGACAACATCGCCGCGTTCGGCGGCGACCCCGCCAACGTGACCGTCTTCGGCCAGTCCGCCGGCGCCGCCTCCACCGCCCCGCTCATGGCTGCGCCCGCCGCGCGCGGCCTGTTCCGGCGCGCGATCACCCAGAGCATCCCCTCCGGGATCCGCAATGGCGCCGAGGCCGAGTCCGTCACCGCGACGATCGCGGCAGCCCTCGGCGTCGCGCCGACCTGGGACGCGCTCGCCCCACTGCCGCCCGAGACGATCCTTGCCGTCCAGAACGCGCCGCTGCGCGGGAGGTCACCCTGGACACCTGGCCGACCAGCAGCACCCTGGAGAGGGACGCCGGCTCCTACACGACCTTCGCCGGCCCCGTGTACACGCCCCCCCGCGCCCGGCAAGGTGGCACTCGCCCTGCCCGCGCAGTGA
- a CDS encoding TetR/AcrR family transcriptional regulator, which produces MADDRTEHILDAALTAFCQYGYGKTTMQDVARAAGMSRAALYLHFASKEDLFRAGSRRAHSRALGDVDTALAQQGDVLSRIDAAVTAYFGGLLAQISSSVHGGEVLDASLDVAGDIVSEAHAALVARLASALHTAAAAGEVQFSTSDATAEDIVLLLLAVVDGLKKTSADPQLREQRKALFLRLVTAGIAPMRQPPTESNAP; this is translated from the coding sequence ATGGCAGATGACCGAACGGAACACATCCTCGATGCCGCACTGACCGCCTTCTGTCAGTACGGCTACGGCAAGACCACCATGCAGGACGTGGCCCGTGCCGCCGGGATGTCCCGGGCTGCTCTGTACCTGCATTTCGCCAGCAAGGAAGATCTCTTCCGCGCAGGGTCCCGCCGGGCACACTCCCGGGCGCTCGGCGATGTGGACACGGCTCTCGCCCAGCAGGGCGACGTGCTGTCCCGAATCGACGCCGCGGTGACCGCCTACTTCGGAGGACTCCTGGCGCAGATCTCGTCGAGCGTGCACGGCGGGGAAGTCCTCGATGCGAGTCTCGACGTCGCCGGGGACATCGTCAGCGAGGCCCATGCGGCTCTGGTCGCCCGGCTCGCCTCTGCGCTGCATACCGCCGCAGCAGCGGGAGAAGTGCAGTTCTCGACCTCCGACGCGACCGCCGAGGACATCGTGCTTCTCCTCCTCGCGGTCGTGGACGGGCTGAAGAAGACGAGCGCGGACCCGCAGTTGCGTGAGCAGCGCAAGGCGTTGTTCCTGCGCCTGGTGACCGCGGGAATCGCACCCATGCGCCAGCCGCCTACAGAAAGCAACGCCCCGTGA
- a CDS encoding nuclear transport factor 2 family protein, protein MAQTAVPAGGVIAEQIREVERARLRALVAGDIRAASELHASDFQLVTPVGQVLPKDAYLQAIATGDIDYVEWEPGPIDVRIHGNAAVIRYQAMLEVIFKGRRVPRASYWHTDTYENADGQWQAVWSQATAIEQIMQPPLP, encoded by the coding sequence ATGGCGCAGACAGCCGTTCCGGCCGGTGGTGTGATCGCCGAGCAGATCCGCGAGGTCGAGCGGGCCAGGCTCCGAGCGCTCGTCGCAGGCGACATCCGTGCCGCTTCCGAACTGCACGCATCCGACTTCCAGCTCGTCACCCCCGTCGGCCAGGTACTGCCCAAAGACGCATACCTCCAGGCGATCGCGACCGGAGACATCGACTACGTGGAATGGGAACCCGGCCCCATCGACGTCCGCATTCACGGAAACGCCGCCGTCATCCGCTACCAGGCCATGCTGGAGGTGATCTTCAAGGGCCGCCGGGTACCCCGCGCGAGCTACTGGCACACCGACACCTATGAGAACGCAGACGGCCAGTGGCAAGCAGTCTGGTCCCAGGCAACCGCGATCGAGCAGATCATGCAGCCTCCCCTCCCGTAG
- a CDS encoding type II toxin-antitoxin system PemK/MazF family toxin translates to MQRGEVWWVQFDERRLVVLLSGDDASGIRVMQVVAPAGVDISGLGIEVLVGAGEGVPFEGVLRLAFPRPGFTPCTWLTTVSRDDLIERAAVLSSAKLSEIDDALRRAEQAQEQTPATTAKLSEIRDALRRGELG, encoded by the coding sequence GTGCAACGTGGCGAAGTCTGGTGGGTCCAGTTCGACGAGCGGAGGCTGGTCGTACTGCTGTCGGGAGACGACGCGTCCGGGATCCGGGTGATGCAGGTCGTCGCTCCGGCGGGCGTCGACATCAGCGGTCTGGGCATCGAAGTGCTGGTGGGCGCCGGTGAAGGAGTGCCGTTCGAAGGCGTGCTGCGGCTCGCGTTCCCGCGTCCAGGCTTCACCCCTTGCACGTGGCTGACCACTGTGTCACGGGACGACCTGATAGAGCGGGCGGCCGTCCTGTCCTCGGCGAAGCTCAGCGAGATTGACGATGCCCTCCGACGCGCTGAACAAGCGCAGGAGCAGACCCCGGCGACGACCGCGAAGCTCAGCGAGATAAGGGACGCCCTCCGTCGCGGTGAACTCGGGTAG
- a CDS encoding cold-shock protein, which produces MASGMVKWFNAAKGFGFIEQDGGGPDVFAHFSNIAARGYRELLEGQKVTFDIAAGQKGPTAENIVLA; this is translated from the coding sequence GTGGCATCAGGCATGGTGAAGTGGTTCAACGCAGCCAAGGGTTTCGGCTTCATCGAGCAGGACGGCGGCGGCCCCGACGTCTTCGCCCACTTCTCGAACATCGCCGCCCGCGGCTACCGCGAGCTGCTCGAAGGCCAGAAGGTCACCTTCGACATCGCGGCGGGCCAGAAAGGCCCGACAGCTGAGAACATCGTTCTCGCCTGA
- a CDS encoding DEAD/DEAH box helicase, which produces MNPTRTNGRSSRSRRTDGPAFAPSTGSRQGGRFRSPTPSRAGGHGRRPAAVQGEFALPETITPPLPAVERFADLDMPGPLLAALTAQGVSVPFPIQGATLPNTLAGRDVLGRGRTGSGKTLAFGLALLARTAGQRAEPGRPLALVLVPTRELAQQVTDALTPYARSVKLRMATVVGGMSIGRQASALRGGAEVVVATPGRLKDLIDRGECRLNQVAITVLDEADQMADMGFMPQVTALLDQVRPDGQRMLFSATLDRNVDRLVRSYLTDPVVHSVDPSAGAVTTMEHHVLHVHAADKQWATTQIAAREGRVIMFLDTKHAVDRLTQDLLNCGVRAAALHGGKSQPQRTRTLTQFKTGHVTVLVATNVAARGIHVDHLDLVVNVDPPTDHKDYLHRGGRTARAGESGSVVTLVTPHQRRDMTRLMTAAGIVPRTTQVHSGEDELSRITGAQTPSGIPVTITAPVAERRKRGTASRGRRSPAAAARRVSLRQSSLDTAA; this is translated from the coding sequence ATGAACCCCACACGTACGAACGGCCGCTCCTCCCGCTCCCGCCGGACCGACGGACCCGCTTTCGCCCCCAGCACCGGTTCGAGGCAGGGCGGACGCTTCCGCTCGCCCACCCCGAGCCGCGCGGGGGGCCACGGCCGGCGGCCCGCAGCGGTCCAGGGAGAGTTCGCCCTACCGGAGACCATCACTCCCCCGCTGCCCGCAGTCGAGAGGTTCGCCGACCTCGACATGCCGGGGCCGCTGCTGGCCGCGCTGACCGCACAAGGTGTGAGCGTCCCGTTCCCGATCCAGGGCGCGACCCTGCCCAACACCCTCGCGGGGCGCGACGTCCTGGGCCGCGGGCGCACCGGCTCCGGCAAGACCCTCGCCTTCGGTCTGGCCCTGCTGGCCCGCACCGCCGGACAGCGCGCCGAGCCCGGCCGGCCGCTGGCCCTCGTCCTCGTGCCGACGCGTGAACTGGCCCAGCAGGTGACCGACGCGCTCACCCCTTACGCCCGCTCGGTGAAGCTGCGCATGGCCACCGTCGTCGGCGGAATGTCGATCGGCAGGCAGGCCAGTGCGCTGCGCGGTGGCGCCGAGGTCGTCGTCGCGACGCCGGGGAGGCTCAAGGACCTCATCGACCGCGGTGAATGCCGACTCAACCAGGTCGCGATCACGGTCCTGGACGAGGCCGACCAGATGGCCGACATGGGCTTCATGCCCCAGGTCACCGCGCTTTTGGACCAGGTCCGCCCCGACGGCCAGCGGATGCTGTTCTCCGCCACCCTCGACCGCAACGTCGACCGCCTGGTCCGCAGCTACCTCACCGACCCGGTCGTCCACTCCGTCGACCCCTCCGCAGGCGCGGTCACCACGATGGAGCATCACGTGCTGCACGTCCACGCCGCCGACAAGCAGTGGGCGACGACGCAGATCGCGGCGCGCGAGGGCCGCGTGATCATGTTCCTGGACACCAAGCACGCCGTCGACCGGCTGACGCAGGACCTGCTGAACTGCGGTGTGCGGGCCGCCGCCCTGCACGGCGGCAAGTCACAGCCGCAGCGCACCCGAACCCTGACCCAATTCAAGACCGGGCACGTCACCGTGCTCGTGGCCACGAACGTCGCGGCCCGCGGCATCCACGTCGACCACCTCGACCTCGTCGTCAACGTCGACCCGCCGACCGACCACAAGGACTACCTCCACCGCGGCGGCCGTACCGCACGCGCCGGCGAGTCCGGCAGCGTCGTCACCCTGGTCACTCCCCACCAGCGCCGCGACATGACCCGCCTCATGACCGCCGCCGGCATCGTGCCCCGGACCACGCAGGTCCACTCCGGCGAGGACGAACTCAGCCGGATCACCGGCGCCCAGACCCCCTCCGGGATTCCGGTGACGATCACCGCGCCGGTGGCCGAGCGGCGTAAGCGCGGCACGGCCTCACGCGGCCGGCGCAGCCCCGCTGCGGCGGCCCGCCGCGTGAGCCTGCGGCAGTCCTCCCTCGACACGGCTGCCTAG
- a CDS encoding SCO5918 family protein, which translates to MRCVIARFPFDLTKSGVLESMKGVKPEEVLGASVIVGRRTYPAKQVGQVVTHQDRRDFTASEVLRAMIQLGFTCRDVSRAAAPTRVLDPYQEASALLGAPAAA; encoded by the coding sequence ATGCGCTGTGTCATCGCCCGCTTCCCGTTCGACCTCACCAAGAGCGGCGTCCTGGAATCCATGAAAGGCGTCAAGCCTGAGGAAGTCCTCGGGGCGTCCGTGATCGTCGGCCGCCGCACCTACCCCGCCAAACAGGTCGGACAGGTGGTCACACACCAGGACCGCCGCGATTTCACTGCCTCCGAAGTCCTGCGGGCCATGATCCAGCTCGGCTTCACCTGCCGCGACGTATCCCGGGCCGCCGCGCCCACACGCGTTCTCGACCCGTACCAAGAGGCTTCCGCGCTGCTCGGAGCCCCTGCGGCCGCCTGA
- a CDS encoding HAD family hydrolase translates to MGKARAYGWTCVIVTNGRTVQQEAKIRKTGLHRLVHSWVISEAVGHRKPEPEIFQAAADAVGVPLPGAWIIGDSPHADIAGAGTLGLRSVWVTDGRSWAQDSYQPTHIAEDVASAISHVLRTSG, encoded by the coding sequence TTGGGCAAAGCGCGGGCGTACGGCTGGACTTGCGTCATTGTCACCAACGGCCGCACCGTCCAGCAGGAGGCGAAGATCCGGAAGACCGGACTCCACCGACTGGTCCACAGCTGGGTCATCTCCGAAGCAGTCGGCCACAGGAAGCCAGAACCGGAGATCTTCCAAGCGGCAGCCGACGCCGTCGGTGTCCCCCTCCCCGGCGCATGGATCATCGGCGATTCACCCCACGCCGACATCGCGGGAGCCGGCACACTCGGCCTTCGAAGCGTGTGGGTCACGGACGGACGCTCCTGGGCCCAGGACTCCTACCAACCCACACATATCGCTGAGGACGTCGCCTCTGCGATCAGCCATGTTCTCAGAACGTCGGGATAG
- a CDS encoding glycoside hydrolase family 3 protein, which yields MDDLLSRLTLDEKISLLHQYEPAIPRLGIQSFRTGTEALHGVAWLGKTTVFPQAIGLAATWDPSLIRQVGSAVGDEARGFQQQRPAGWGLNLWAPVVNPLRDPRWGRNEEGYSEDPYLTGSIATAYGTGLTGGDPNHLKTAPTIKHFLANNNEIHRDTTSSQLRPRVLKEYDEQAFKPAIEADATTGVMSSYNLVNGRPNTVNPALNDTVRTWTSQDLLNVTDAYAPGNLVGSQKYYGTQTEADAAALKAGIDSFTDNDTDSGPTTTALTSALSSGLLKESDVDTAARHVLSIRVRLGEFDPGGGKYGSIDASVIDSPAHRALARKAATEAAVLLKNDGALPLKKSGSAAVVGPLADTLYTDWYSGSLPYAVTPKDGIEAKLGTSVASSEGVDRISLKDTATGRYVTAGAGDAGAPLKETTENGAGAQFDVFDWGSGVVALRSAANGKYVGYNWSNFVNDQTQPNGWFVQQQFKLERQDDGTYLLRYAGYETGESWWTNPVYLGPVDADGTLGLVAEDKAAHYSKDVVRSGVDEAVAAVKGKDTAVVVVGSMPAINGREAHDRTDMGLSPSQEALVRAVRKANTKTVVVVENSYPTTLGALQKEVPALLWTTHAGQETGTALADLLYGDANPAGRLTQTWYRSDSDLPSILDYDIIKSNRTYLYYKGQPLYPFGYGLSYTTFRYGGLKRVSDGYEVKITNTGRRAGDEVVQLYVHQRESRDKQPLKQLKAYKRVSLKPGETQTVRLKLRDSDLAHWDVTRSKWVVESATYDVMVGASSTDIRSRTSLKVRGETIPPRDLSAVTSAEDFDDYSAISLVDESKAGGTAVSATTDGAWLKFADTRLRSGASEVTAQLAGASGTLEVRLGSPTGRLVGTARFDGTSSPYTYETVTAPLTGAKGRTAVYLVLSKGVRLSTFSLR from the coding sequence GTGGACGACCTCCTCTCCCGCCTCACTCTCGATGAGAAGATCTCCCTCCTCCACCAGTACGAACCCGCGATCCCCCGTCTCGGCATCCAGTCCTTCCGCACCGGCACCGAGGCCCTGCACGGCGTGGCCTGGCTCGGGAAGACGACGGTTTTCCCCCAGGCGATCGGGCTCGCCGCCACCTGGGACCCTTCGCTGATCCGCCAGGTCGGCTCGGCGGTCGGCGACGAGGCCCGCGGCTTCCAGCAGCAGCGCCCGGCCGGCTGGGGCCTCAACCTGTGGGCACCGGTGGTGAACCCGTTGCGGGACCCGCGCTGGGGCCGCAACGAGGAGGGTTACTCCGAGGACCCGTACCTCACCGGCTCGATCGCCACGGCCTACGGCACGGGCCTTACGGGCGGCGACCCGAACCACCTGAAGACAGCACCCACCATCAAGCACTTCCTCGCCAACAACAACGAGATCCACCGCGACACCACATCCTCGCAACTGCGCCCGCGCGTGTTGAAGGAGTACGACGAGCAGGCGTTCAAGCCCGCGATCGAGGCGGACGCGACGACGGGCGTCATGTCCTCGTACAACCTCGTCAACGGCCGCCCCAACACGGTGAACCCGGCCCTGAACGACACCGTGCGCACCTGGACCTCGCAGGACCTGCTGAACGTCACGGACGCCTACGCGCCCGGCAACCTGGTCGGCAGCCAGAAGTACTACGGCACCCAGACCGAGGCGGACGCGGCGGCGCTGAAGGCCGGCATCGACAGCTTCACCGACAACGACACGGACTCCGGGCCGACGACGACCGCGCTCACGTCGGCGCTGTCGTCGGGCTTGCTGAAGGAGTCGGACGTCGACACCGCGGCACGCCATGTCCTGAGCATCCGGGTGCGGCTCGGCGAGTTCGACCCCGGCGGCGGCAAGTACGGCTCCATCGACGCGTCCGTCATCGACAGCCCGGCGCACCGAGCGCTGGCCCGCAAGGCGGCGACCGAGGCGGCGGTGCTGCTGAAGAACGACGGTGCGCTGCCGCTGAAGAAGTCGGGGAGCGCGGCCGTGGTCGGCCCGCTCGCCGACACCCTCTACACCGACTGGTACTCAGGCAGTCTGCCGTACGCGGTGACGCCGAAGGACGGCATCGAGGCCAAGCTCGGCACGTCCGTAGCGAGCAGCGAGGGCGTGGACCGGATCTCGCTGAAGGACACGGCGACCGGTAGATACGTGACGGCGGGGGCCGGGGACGCGGGTGCGCCGCTGAAGGAGACGACTGAGAACGGTGCCGGCGCGCAGTTCGACGTGTTCGACTGGGGCTCGGGAGTCGTCGCCCTCCGCTCGGCCGCGAACGGGAAGTACGTCGGCTACAACTGGTCGAACTTCGTCAACGACCAGACGCAGCCGAACGGCTGGTTCGTGCAGCAGCAGTTCAAGCTGGAGCGGCAGGACGACGGGACGTACCTGCTGCGGTACGCGGGCTACGAGACCGGCGAGTCCTGGTGGACGAACCCGGTGTACCTGGGCCCGGTGGACGCCGACGGCACGCTCGGCCTGGTGGCCGAGGACAAGGCCGCGCACTACTCGAAGGACGTGGTCCGCAGCGGCGTCGACGAGGCGGTCGCCGCGGTCAAGGGCAAGGACACGGCCGTCGTGGTGGTCGGCTCGATGCCGGCGATCAACGGGCGCGAGGCCCACGACCGCACGGACATGGGCCTGTCCCCGTCGCAGGAGGCGCTGGTCAGGGCGGTCCGCAAGGCCAACACGAAGACGGTGGTCGTGGTCGAGAACAGCTACCCCACCACGCTGGGCGCGCTGCAGAAGGAGGTCCCGGCCCTGCTGTGGACGACGCACGCGGGCCAGGAGACCGGCACCGCGCTGGCCGACCTGCTGTACGGCGACGCGAACCCGGCGGGCCGCCTGACACAGACCTGGTACCGCTCGGATTCGGACCTGCCGTCGATCCTGGACTACGACATCATCAAGTCGAACCGGACGTACCTCTACTACAAGGGGCAGCCGCTCTACCCCTTCGGTTACGGACTGTCGTACACGACGTTCCGCTACGGCGGGCTGAAACGGGTCTCCGACGGTTATGAGGTGAAGATCACCAACACGGGCCGCCGGGCCGGTGACGAGGTGGTCCAGCTGTACGTCCACCAGCGGGAATCCCGCGACAAGCAGCCGCTGAAGCAGCTGAAGGCGTACAAACGGGTGTCGCTGAAGCCGGGCGAGACGCAAACGGTCCGTCTGAAGCTGCGGGATTCGGACCTCGCGCACTGGGACGTCACGCGCTCGAAGTGGGTCGTGGAATCGGCGACGTACGACGTGATGGTCGGCGCGTCGTCGACGGACATCCGCTCGCGGACGTCGCTGAAAGTACGGGGGGAGACCATCCCGCCCCGGGATCTGTCGGCGGTGACGTCAGCCGAAGACTTCGACGACTACAGCGCGATCAGCCTGGTCGACGAGTCCAAGGCCGGCGGGACGGCGGTGTCGGCCACGACGGACGGGGCGTGGCTGAAGTTCGCGGACACGCGGCTCCGGTCAGGGGCTTCGGAGGTGACGGCCCAGCTCGCGGGCGCGTCCGGAACGCTGGAGGTACGGCTGGGCTCACCGACGGGCCGACTGGTGGGAACGGCCCGCTTCGACGGGACGTCGTCCCCGTACACGTACGAGACGGTGACGGCTCCGCTGACAGGAGCGAAGGGTCGTACGGCCGTGTACTTGGTACTGAGCAAGGGGGTGCGCTTGTCGACGTTCAGCCTGCGCTGA
- a CDS encoding LacI family DNA-binding transcriptional regulator: MVKITDVARHAGVSPSTVSYALSGKRPISEETRLRIEEAIRELGYRPHAGARALASSRSNVLALVMPLRSGINVPVVMQFAVAVVTAARRHDHDVLLLTQEEGEDGLRRVADTALVDALIVMDVQLHDPRLPLLRALNRPSVLIGFPASAQGLTCIDLDFIAAGELCVEHLVGIGHRVVALVGSPPEVYVRGTGFAQRVVQGFTAAADRHRLVSSVHPCEAAPAAARGVAERLLREQPALTGVVVHNEAVLEPLIDAFESLGLRVPGDMSVTAICPEEQAADARVPVTSVAVPSAEVGERAVELLTKKLGGSAVPEATLLVPHLTLRGSTAPRSAP, from the coding sequence ATGGTGAAGATCACGGACGTGGCCCGGCACGCGGGGGTCTCCCCCAGCACCGTTTCCTACGCCCTCAGCGGCAAGCGTCCCATCTCCGAGGAGACCCGGCTGCGCATCGAGGAGGCCATCCGCGAGCTGGGCTACCGCCCGCACGCCGGCGCCCGCGCGCTGGCCAGCAGCCGGTCCAACGTCCTGGCGCTGGTGATGCCGCTGCGCTCCGGGATCAACGTCCCGGTGGTCATGCAATTCGCGGTGGCCGTCGTCACGGCCGCGCGCCGGCACGACCACGACGTGTTGCTGCTCACCCAGGAGGAGGGCGAGGACGGGCTGCGGCGCGTAGCGGACACGGCGTTGGTGGACGCGCTGATCGTGATGGACGTTCAGTTGCACGATCCGCGGCTGCCGCTGCTGCGGGCTCTGAACCGGCCGTCCGTGCTGATCGGGTTCCCTGCCTCCGCGCAGGGGCTGACCTGCATCGACCTCGACTTCATAGCGGCGGGCGAACTGTGCGTGGAGCACCTGGTGGGAATCGGGCACCGGGTGGTCGCGCTGGTCGGGTCGCCGCCGGAGGTGTACGTGCGGGGGACCGGGTTCGCGCAGCGGGTGGTGCAGGGGTTCACCGCGGCGGCCGACCGGCACCGGCTGGTGTCGTCGGTGCACCCCTGCGAGGCGGCGCCGGCCGCCGCGCGCGGGGTCGCCGAGCGGCTGCTGCGCGAGCAGCCCGCGCTGACCGGGGTGGTCGTGCACAACGAGGCGGTGCTCGAGCCGCTGATCGACGCCTTCGAGTCACTCGGCCTGCGCGTACCCGGCGATATGTCCGTCACCGCGATCTGCCCGGAGGAGCAGGCCGCCGACGCCCGGGTGCCGGTCACGTCCGTCGCCGTCCCGTCCGCCGAGGTGGGTGAGCGGGCGGTGGAGCTGCTGACGAAGAAGCTGGGTGGGTCGGCCGTTCCGGAAGCCACCCTCCTCGTCCCGCACCTCACGCTCCGCGGGAGCACCGCACCGCGCTCAGCACCCTGA